Genomic segment of Steroidobacter denitrificans:
GGCAATTTGTACATACCCGGCGACCTGTTCAGCGTGAATGCCGCGACCACGCGCGCCGTGCCGCGCCTGTTCGCGCGCAATGAACGTTTGATCTGCAACTTCGAGACGTCTTTCGGTTCCATGGCCCTGATCCTGGTCGGCGCCCTGTTCGTCGGCAGTATCGAAACCGTCCATGCTGGAGAGATCAATCCCGTGCCGCGCCTGCGCAAGGCGCCGCAACCGCTCCAGGACGGCCTCGGCCGTACCTTCGGCAAGGGCGAGGAACTCGGCCGCTTCAACATGGGCTCGACCGTGTTCGTCCTGTTCCAGCGCGGCCGCGTCACCTGGGACCGGACACTGGTATCGCAATCCATGATGCGGCTCGGCCGTCCCATCGGCCGATGCACGCAAGCGTGAACCGCCGCGGATGAGCGATTGGATGCCGACCGCCACGCTCGCTACGCTGGAACTGCGCGCCTCCATGCTGCGCGCGGCACGCGAGTATTTCACCGCCACCAGAGCGCTCGAGGTGGACACGCCGGCTCTGGGCGCCGCGGGCGTCACCGACATCCATCTCGCCAACGTCGAGGCATGCGCCAACGGCCAGCGTCGTTTTCTGCACACCTCGCCTGAATACGCCATGAAGCGCCTGCTCGCGGCGGGTTGCGGCGATATATGGCAGGCCTGCAAGGTGTATCGCGATGGTGAAAGCGGACGCTGGCACAACCCGGAATTCACGCTCATCGAATGGTATCGCCTGGGTATGGATCATCATGCATTGATGTCCGACGTGGAGCGTCTGCTGGCGGCCATGCTGCCGCCGGCGCGCGCCTTGGACCGCGCCGAACGCCTGAGCTACCAGGATGCCATGCAGCTGCATGCCGGCATCGATGCGCTGCAGGATCCCGCGCCGGTGTTGATCGCGCGTCTGGATACCGCCGGCATCGATGTGCCGGACGGGTTGCACCGCGATCGCGATGCCTGCCTGGACCTGATCATGGCGACGCTGGTCGGGCCCCGTCTCGGGCTTGAACGACTGTGCTTCGTCTATGACTATCCCGCCAGCCAGGCCGCGCTGGCACGATTGCGCGGACCGGTCGCTTCGCGCTTCGAGGCCTATTGGGACGGCATCGAACTCGCCAACGGATTTCATGAACTCGCCGCGCCTGCCGAACAGCGCGCCCGCATCGAGAACGATGCCCGGGAACGCGCCCGGCGCGGCCTGCCTCCCATGCCCGCGGATGAACGCTTCCTGGCGGCGCTCGAACACGGCCTGCCCGAGTGTTCCGGAGTGGCCCTGGGATTCGACCGCCTGGTCATGTGCGCCAGCGGCGCTCGCCACATCGACGAAGTTCTGGCCTTTCCTTTCGCCCGCGCCTGACTTCGTGCTTGTCCAAGACGCCGGCTTTTCCCGCCGGCATCCGGCGTATCAGCCGAGGTTTCGATACTCAGCCGGCATCCGGCGTATCAGCCGAGGTTTCGATACTCAGCCGGCATCCGGCGTATCAGCCGAGGTTTCGACACTCAACCGGCTCCCGGCACATCAGCCCTTGGCGCGCGCGATGTATTCGCCGCTGCGGGTATCCACGCGAATGGCTTCACCTTCGTTGATGAACAGCGGCACGCGCACGACCGCGCCGGTTTCCAGCTTGGCGGGCTTCTGTCCGCCGGTGGCCGTATCGCCGCGCAGCCCCGGATCGGTCTCGACGATCTTCAACTCGACATGCGCGGGCGGCGTCACGCTCAGCGGGACGCCGTTCCATAGCATGACCGTGCATTCCATGCCGTCCTTCAGCCACTGCGCGTTATCACCCAGCGCGTCCTTGTCGGCGGTGAATTGCTCGAAGCTGTCCGGCACCATGAAATGCCAGAATTCCCCATCCGCATATAGATACTGCATCTGGGTTTCCATCACGTCCGCCGCCTCGACGCTGTCGCCCGACTTGAAGGTGCGCTCGATCGTGCGCCCGGTCTTGAGATTACGAACCTTGACGCGATTGAAAGCCTGGCCCTTGCCGGGCTTGACCATTTCGTTTTCGACGATCGTATAGGGATCGTTGTCGAGGATGATCTTCAGGCCGGACTTGAACTCGTTTGTGGAATAACTAGCCATTGAATAGCGTCGCGCGGTCTGTGGATTACGGAAGATTCGTATGAAGCTGGAAGCTGCTTGTATGATGCTGCGCCTGTTCCGGCGCGGCTAAAGAGCGCAAATGATATCCGCAACCCGCCCCTCTGACCACTTCCCTGGGCACACCGCAGACCGAGACGGTCTCCCGGCCGGTCTTTCCGGAGATCTTTCGGGCAACCGTGCAGGAAAGGATCTTTCGCAGGACGGCCCCGGCGAAACAGCCGGAAATGACTCAACCGGGAGCGCTTCGGCCGGGAGCGGTTCCTCGGGAGCTCTGCCGCCCACTGGACACTGGCAGCAGCTGCTCGCCGATGCGCTCAGTGACCCACGCGAACTGTGCTCTCTGCTGGCGCTGGATCCGGATCTCGTGCTGCCGGCGATCCAGGCAGCCCGCGGCTTCGCGCTACGGGTGCCGCGGGGCTACGTGGCGCGGATGCGCCCGGGAGACCCCAAGGATCCCCTGCTGCTGCAAGTGCTGCCCGTGGGCGCGGAGCTCGTGGCGGTCGATGGCTATCTCACCGACCCCGTGGGCGACATGGACAGCCGAGCCGGTTCGGGCCTGCTGCAAAAATACGCCGGCCGGGCCCTGCTGGTGACGACCGGCGCCTGCGCGGTGCATTGCCGTTACTGCTTCCGGCGTCATTTTCCCTATGGACAGGAATCGGCGCTGCACGGCGGCTGGCAACCGGCATTGGCGCAACTGCGCGCCGCACCGGATATCCATGAAGTCATCCTGAGCGGCGGCGATCCCTGGAGCCTGAGCGACCGGCGCCTGCGCCAGCTCACCGACGGTCTGCAGGAACTGCCGCAGCTGCGCCGGCTGCGCATACATACGCGCTATCCCGTCGTGCTTCCGGAGCGGGTCGATGCGGGGCTGCTGGCCTGGCTGGGAGAATTGAAGCTGCAGATCGTCATCGTCATTCACGCCAATCACGCCAACGAGATCGACGCTTCGGTCCGCGAGGCCTGCGCCCGCCTTGCCGGAACCGGGGCGACCCTGCTGAATCAGTCCGTGTTGCTGGCGCAGATCAACGACGACGTCGATACTCTGGCACAGCTGAGCGAAGCTCTATTTGCAGCCAAGGTCCTTCCTTATTACCTGCATATGCTGGACAAGGTGCGCGGCGCGGCGCATTTCGACATCGATACCAAACGCGCCCTCGCACTGCACCAGGAACTCGCCGCGCGCCTGCCGGGATATCTGGTGCCGCGGCTGGTACGCGAGGTCGCAGGCGCGAACGCCAAGACGCCGGTCGGCCCCAACCTCCCTGGAACGCTCGATTGACACACTCCGGTAAGCACGCGGTTGATAGGATTCGACAACGCTCACGGCGTGCCGCCGCCAGGATCGCGTTTCAATAGGCACCCCGCAGCGGCAGATCACTGGCACCGCACGCCGAACGATCCGGGACGGCCTGCTGTTTCCGTTTGACACTAATCAGCCGACAGATATACTATGATCATGTGAGGATATGATATATGCCATGGACAGGCGACGAATATACGCTTGAATTTCTTCTGGAATTCGACGGACGCATCCACAAATACGGAAGCGGTCATTTCCTGAAGTTCGAGATCAAGCGGGTACCGGTGACAGCGACCCGCCCGCACGGATTGAGTTACTCGCTCACGTTGCATGCGCCCGAAGGCACGCGGTTGATCGGATTCGACAACGCTCACGGCGTGCCGCCGCCAGGATCGCGTTTCAATAGGCGCCCCGCAGCGGCAGACCACTGGCACCGCACGCCGAACGATCCGGGACGGCCCTATATCTTCAAGGATGCCGATACGCTGTTGGCGGATTTCTTTAAAGAGGTTTACCGCGTCATCGATGAACTGGAGATTTCGGACATCATCGTGGCCGAAGAGGAAAGGCAGAAAAGGTGAAAAGGATCAAGATTCAAAGCACCCGCTCCCTTGAAAGGGAAATGCGCGCGGTTGCACGCGGTGAGCACAAGGCGCCGAAAGATGCCGCCGTCATCAGCTTCGAATCCGTGGATGCGCTGCTGCGTCTGCTGACGCCGGAGAACCGCACGCTGCTGGCAATCATCCGTGACAAAAGGCCCCAATCGATCGCCGAACTTGCGGAACTGACCGGCCGCGCCCAGCCAAATCTGACGCGCACGATGCGCAAGCTGGAAGCCGCCGGCTTCGTGCGCATGGATATGGTCAAACGCCGCAAGGTACCGACGACCTCGATCCATCCGTTCACAATCAGAATCGATCCATTCTCGCAAAACGACCGTATCGTCTGAAACGGGCACGGGCAATCGGTATAGCGGCCCGGCAATGAGCGTTCGTGCGAGCGCCGCGTCCACCCAGCCGGGATTCGCTGGATACCGATCCGCGAGAAGCTAATAATTAGAAAACATAAAAATCAATTACTTACACTTTCGCCTCTATTGAACGACGGCAACGGACCGGACCGGACGGGGGCAACGAGCCAGGGTTGCACGGCTGAAATACCTCAGATCCATGACGACCCCTGTCGATGGCGGCCCATCGAATCGATGACGGCCCATCGAAACACCCGCTCAACCGGGAATTCTGTAAAAAAGCGGCAAAATCCAGGTTGCAGGGGCCAACCTTCGACGCAGGTTGCAGAATTCCCCCCTGCGATTCTGGCAGTGTTCACGGGCTGGAGTGCACAGGGTCCCACCGACCCGGCCCCGACACTGCGGTGCGCCGGAATTGCCGGCCGAACTCCGCGGACATCATGAGGATCGATTGGAGAACGATTTTGGCTGAACAGAGCGCTGTACCGATGATCGTCCTGACCCGTCATCAGGACAACGTCGAGGCCATCAACAGTACCTTGCGCAATGCCGGACATGCTGCGCGCTGTCACTGGATCCGCGAGCTCAACGATCTAGGCGATGCGCTGATGCAGATCAATGCCTATCTGCTGATCGCTTTCGCCGGCCCCGATCCCGAAGACAGTGCCAAGATCATGAGCGTCTGCCGTCAATTCGGCAGCGATATGCCGGTTCTGATTGCACGCGATCAGGTGGATGAGGACATCATCGCCTCGGCCATGCAGCAGGGCGCACGCGACGTCGTCACCCTGATTCATCCCGCACGTCTGCAGGCCGTGGTGACGCGCGAGTTGGAGGCGCACCGCCAGGCGCGCGCACTGAACAGTACGATCCGTTCGGCGCGTGAGTATCGCGAGCAGCTTAAATCGTTCATGGCGGGTTCTGCCGACGCCATCGCTCATGTCCAGGAAGGCATCGTCGTGGACGTCAATCCGGCATGGCTGGAACTGTACGGCTACGCAGAGGCGAACGACGTTGTCGGTACGCCCTTGATGGATGCCTTCGACCCCGAGGCACACGCGGCGCTCAAGGGCGCACTGGTAGCCTGCTCGCAGGGCAAGTGGGCCGACCATAATCTGCGCGCCAGTGGCCTGCTCAGTGACGGCTCCAGCGTGTCCCTGGAGATGGAACTGTCTGCGACGGAATTCGAAGGTGAGCCCGCCGTGCGTTTGTGCATCGCCGCTAACAAGCGCGACGCCGGCAACCTCAATGAACAACTCTCCCAGGCATTGCAGCGCGATGCGGCCACCGGTGCGCTGCAGCGGCGTTTTTTCCTGGAGCACCTGGGCACGACGCTCTCCCAACCGATCAAGGCCGGGGTCCGCCAGTTGCTGGCGATCGAGCCGGACAAGTTCGACACGCTCATGGAAGAAATCGGGCCGCTCGGCATCGAGGAGTTCGTCGGCCAGTTTGCCGGACTGGTCGGCGAAGCACGCGCGCCCGGCGATCTATTCGGACGATTCGGGGATGGTACCCTGATGCTCTTGATGGAACGCGGCACCACCGGCGATATCGAGACCTGGGCCGAGCACCTGATCCGCAAGGCCGGCGCTCAGGTCTTTCGCATCGGCGACAAACAAATCTCCTGCACTTGCAGCATCGGTATCGGCACGATCGATCCACGCTCACCCGATACCGGTGCGGCCATCGCCACTGCGCTTGCCGCACGGCGCAACGCCGAGCAGGACGGCGGCGCGCGCACCGCCAGCATCGACCGGCGCGATGAGGATACCCGTCAGCAAGCTACCGACGAACTCTGGGGACGCAGTATCCGCGCTGCCTTGATGGAAAACCGCTTCCGGCTCATGCAGCAGCCGATCGCCAGCCTGCTGGGCGGAGACCGCGGCATGTTCGACGTGCTGGTGCGCATGATCGATGAGCAGGGACAAGAGGTGCTGCCCTCGGAATTCATGGCAGCGGCACAACGCAACGATCTGATGAAAAACATCGATCGCTGGGTCATCGCAGCCTCCATGAATTTCTGCGCCAGTCGGCCGGTGAAGCAATTGTTCGTACGGCTGTCGGAAGGATCCGTGCGTGATAAATCGCTGCTGCAATGGCTGTCCAACCAGCTCAAATCCAGCCGCATCGATCCACATCGCATCGTGTTTCAGATCAGCGAACAGGCGGCGACCGAATACCTTCGAGATGCGGCCGAAATGGGTGCGGCGCTGCGCAAAAGCGGCTTCGGTTTCGCTCTGGAGCATTTCGGCGCCGGCCGCGACCCACGGCGCCTGCTGGCCGAGCTGCCGCTGGGATTCATCAAGATCGACGGCACGCTGATCCAGAGCCTCGCGGTCGACCAGGAACTGCAGCAGCACGTCCGTGAACTGGTGGATCAGGCACGGCAAAGGGAAATCGCCACGATCGCCGAGCGGGTCGAGGATGCCAACACCATGGCCGTGCTATGGCAGTTGGGCGTCGAATATATCCAAGGCTACTTCGTCAACGAACCCGAGCAGGTCGTGATGGGCTGAAGCATGCGAGGCTTCCTCGGGCTTCATGCTTCCATCTCGACGGGTTAGCCCTCGACGGCCAGCCGATCCACCTTGCGCCAGCCACGCGGCAGGACCGCACCGCGTTGAGCACGCTCGCCGCGATAGTCGTCGAGCTCGGCAAATTTCAGCGTCATCTTGCGCCCGCTGCTGTACACGATGAGACTTTGCTGCGGCGCCACCACCGCGATCGCCGCAAGATACTCCTCGCGGCTCTGCACCTTCTTGGCGGCCAGCCCGAAAATCTTGTTGCCCTTGCCACGCGGCAGTTCGGGCAACTGCGTCGCCGGGAAGGTCAGCAGCCTGCCATCACTGCTGAGTGCGCACAGCAGCGCAGTATCGCTGTTCGGCACCGGTATGGGCTCCAGCACGCCGCTGCCCTCGGGCACCTTCAGTACCGCCTTGCCGGCGCGATTGCGCGAGTGCAGCTCCCCCAGCCGCACGATGAAGCCATAGCCGGCATCCGAAGCCACGATCCAGCGATCATCGGCATCGCCGATCAATACCCCCGCAAATGTCGCGCCGTCGGGCGGATCGATACGGCCCGAGAGCGGCTCGCCCTGCCCGCGCGCCGACGGCAGCGAATGCGCCGGCAGGCTGTAGGCACGCCCGGTGCTGTCCAGGAATACCGCCTGCTGCGTGCTGCGCCCGCGCGCGGCCGCCCGGAATGCATCGCCGGTCTTGTAGGACAGGGCCGCCGGATCCAACTCATGCCCCTTGGCTGTACGCACCCAGCCGCGCTCGGACAACACCACGCTCACCGGTTCGCTCACCACCAATTCGGTTTCGGTGATCGCCTGCGCCGCTGCGCGCTCCACGATACGGCTACGACGCTCGTCGCCGAATTGCTGCGCATCCGCCAGCAATTCCTCGCGCACCAACTTCCTTAAACGTGCCTTGCTCTTGAGAATGCGGTCGAGTTCGTCGCGTTCCTGCGCCAATTCGTCCTGCTCACCGCGAATCTTCATCTCTTCCAGTTTGGCCAAATGCCGCAGCTTGGTCTCCAGGATCGCCTCGGCCTGAAGATCGCTCAACGAGAAGCGTTTCATCAACACCGCCTTGGGCTCGTCCTCCTGGCGGATGATCCGTATGACCTCATCCAGGTTCAGATAGGCTGCCAGCAAACCTTCCAGGATATGCAGGCGGGCCTGTACTTTCGCCAGCCGCCAGTTCAGACGCCGGGTCACCGTGTCGATGCGAAAGACGAGCCACTCCTCCAGCAGCGGCTTCAATCCCATGACCCGCGGACGCCCGTCCAGGCCGATGACGTTAAGATTGACGCGGTAGCTGCGCTCCAGGTCGGTGGTGGCGAACAAGTGCGCCATCAATTGTTCGATATCGACGCGATTGGAGCGCGGCACGATCACGATGCGGGTGGGATGCTCGTGATCGGACTCGTCGCGGATGTCCTCCACCATCGGCAGCTTCTTGGCCTGCATCTGCGCCGCGACCTGCTCCTGGATGCGGCTGCCGGATACCTGGTAGGGAAGCTGCGTGATGACGATATCCCCGTCCTCGATCTCATAGACCGCGCGCGCGCGAATCGAACCGTTGCCGCTCTCGTAGATCTGCCTGATCTCCCGGCGCGGCGAGATGATCTCCGCGCCGGTGGGAAAATCAGGACCTTTGATATGCATACAGAGTTCGTCCAGCGTGGTCTCGGGTTCCTCCAGCAGACGCACGCAGGCCGTGACGACCTCGCGCAGATTGTGCGGCGGAATGTCCGTCGCCATGCCGACCGCGATGCCCGCGCCGCCGTTCAACAACAGGTTGGGCACGCGCGCCGGCAGCAATACGGGCTCCTCCAGCGTGCCATCGAAATTCGGCGCCCAATCGACCGTGCCCTGCCCCAGTTCC
This window contains:
- a CDS encoding HVO_A0114 family putative DNA-binding protein, whose amino-acid sequence is MDALLRLLTPENRTLLAIIRDKRPQSIAELAELTGRAQPNLTRTMRKLEAAGFVRMDMVKRRKVPTTSIHPFTIRIDPFSQNDRIV
- the parC gene encoding DNA topoisomerase IV subunit A; the encoded protein is MRTFTEKAYLDYSMYVILDRALPHIGDGLKPVQRRIVYAMSELGLSAASKHKKSARTIGDVIGKFHPHGDSACYEAMVLMAQGFSYRYPLVDGQGNFGSPDDPKSFAAMRYTESRLTRYASLLLTELGQGTVDWAPNFDGTLEEPVLLPARVPNLLLNGGAGIAVGMATDIPPHNLREVVTACVRLLEEPETTLDELCMHIKGPDFPTGAEIISPRREIRQIYESGNGSIRARAVYEIEDGDIVITQLPYQVSGSRIQEQVAAQMQAKKLPMVEDIRDESDHEHPTRIVIVPRSNRVDIEQLMAHLFATTDLERSYRVNLNVIGLDGRPRVMGLKPLLEEWLVFRIDTVTRRLNWRLAKVQARLHILEGLLAAYLNLDEVIRIIRQEDEPKAVLMKRFSLSDLQAEAILETKLRHLAKLEEMKIRGEQDELAQERDELDRILKSKARLRKLVREELLADAQQFGDERRSRIVERAAAQAITETELVVSEPVSVVLSERGWVRTAKGHELDPAALSYKTGDAFRAAARGRSTQQAVFLDSTGRAYSLPAHSLPSARGQGEPLSGRIDPPDGATFAGVLIGDADDRWIVASDAGYGFIVRLGELHSRNRAGKAVLKVPEGSGVLEPIPVPNSDTALLCALSSDGRLLTFPATQLPELPRGKGNKIFGLAAKKVQSREEYLAAIAVVAPQQSLIVYSSGRKMTLKFAELDDYRGERAQRGAVLPRGWRKVDRLAVEG
- a CDS encoding toxin-antitoxin system TumE family protein, whose amino-acid sequence is MPWTGDEYTLEFLLEFDGRIHKYGSGHFLKFEIKRVPVTATRPHGLSYSLTLHAPEGTRLIGFDNAHGVPPPGSRFNRRPAAADHWHRTPNDPGRPYIFKDADTLLADFFKEVYRVIDELEISDIIVAEEERQKR
- the epmA gene encoding EF-P lysine aminoacylase EpmA, which encodes MSDWMPTATLATLELRASMLRAAREYFTATRALEVDTPALGAAGVTDIHLANVEACANGQRRFLHTSPEYAMKRLLAAGCGDIWQACKVYRDGESGRWHNPEFTLIEWYRLGMDHHALMSDVERLLAAMLPPARALDRAERLSYQDAMQLHAGIDALQDPAPVLIARLDTAGIDVPDGLHRDRDACLDLIMATLVGPRLGLERLCFVYDYPASQAALARLRGPVASRFEAYWDGIELANGFHELAAPAEQRARIENDARERARRGLPPMPADERFLAALEHGLPECSGVALGFDRLVMCASGARHIDEVLAFPFARA
- the efp gene encoding elongation factor P, whose amino-acid sequence is MASYSTNEFKSGLKIILDNDPYTIVENEMVKPGKGQAFNRVKVRNLKTGRTIERTFKSGDSVEAADVMETQMQYLYADGEFWHFMVPDSFEQFTADKDALGDNAQWLKDGMECTVMLWNGVPLSVTPPAHVELKIVETDPGLRGDTATGGQKPAKLETGAVVRVPLFINEGEAIRVDTRSGEYIARAKG
- the epmB gene encoding EF-P beta-lysylation protein EpmB, whose product is MPPTGHWQQLLADALSDPRELCSLLALDPDLVLPAIQAARGFALRVPRGYVARMRPGDPKDPLLLQVLPVGAELVAVDGYLTDPVGDMDSRAGSGLLQKYAGRALLVTTGACAVHCRYCFRRHFPYGQESALHGGWQPALAQLRAAPDIHEVILSGGDPWSLSDRRLRQLTDGLQELPQLRRLRIHTRYPVVLPERVDAGLLAWLGELKLQIVIVIHANHANEIDASVREACARLAGTGATLLNQSVLLAQINDDVDTLAQLSEALFAAKVLPYYLHMLDKVRGAAHFDIDTKRALALHQELAARLPGYLVPRLVREVAGANAKTPVGPNLPGTLD
- a CDS encoding EAL domain-containing protein gives rise to the protein MAEQSAVPMIVLTRHQDNVEAINSTLRNAGHAARCHWIRELNDLGDALMQINAYLLIAFAGPDPEDSAKIMSVCRQFGSDMPVLIARDQVDEDIIASAMQQGARDVVTLIHPARLQAVVTRELEAHRQARALNSTIRSAREYREQLKSFMAGSADAIAHVQEGIVVDVNPAWLELYGYAEANDVVGTPLMDAFDPEAHAALKGALVACSQGKWADHNLRASGLLSDGSSVSLEMELSATEFEGEPAVRLCIAANKRDAGNLNEQLSQALQRDAATGALQRRFFLEHLGTTLSQPIKAGVRQLLAIEPDKFDTLMEEIGPLGIEEFVGQFAGLVGEARAPGDLFGRFGDGTLMLLMERGTTGDIETWAEHLIRKAGAQVFRIGDKQISCTCSIGIGTIDPRSPDTGAAIATALAARRNAEQDGGARTASIDRRDEDTRQQATDELWGRSIRAALMENRFRLMQQPIASLLGGDRGMFDVLVRMIDEQGQEVLPSEFMAAAQRNDLMKNIDRWVIAASMNFCASRPVKQLFVRLSEGSVRDKSLLQWLSNQLKSSRIDPHRIVFQISEQAATEYLRDAAEMGAALRKSGFGFALEHFGAGRDPRRLLAELPLGFIKIDGTLIQSLAVDQELQQHVRELVDQARQREIATIAERVEDANTMAVLWQLGVEYIQGYFVNEPEQVVMG